The proteins below come from a single Leptospiraceae bacterium genomic window:
- a CDS encoding MBOAT family protein — protein MLFNSFLFLVFFLIVYIFYHSSSEKFRKPILYISSIIFYGSWDIISFDSIIPKFLIHFLSVITINFLFLNWMESCEDQKRKKLPLTIAIVFNILNIGFFKYFYFLIEIFGEVTGQPSLKMEVMGKLHIILPIAISFYTFQIIAYLVDYYKGTIQNKTSYIDFSIFILFFPQQLAGPILRAKEFMPQLQAKKFLTDEQVVQGIGLVGFGLLKKVVLADSLGVLIDPIFANPSLYSAPALICGVFGFFFQLWGDFSGYSDIARGCGKLLGFELPKNFVGPLFSQSFKEMWTRWHITLSSFLRDYIYFPLGGSKGSSIRTDVNNLITMFIAGIWHGANWNYLVWGLVIGFSLMLERNVLNRSKFWTDSRTKFAIIFRFTVLGLFWLLLASIFRVAKLSDLGLIFSNILYWVGGEKIFYEEFGYLMVIAIFLHWVEFNPDIIIKRIKRPVLAIVLSSIVFLFMITSLSNRQVQFFYFQF, from the coding sequence ATGCTCTTTAATTCTTTTTTATTTTTAGTCTTTTTTCTAATTGTATATATTTTCTATCATTCTTCGTCTGAGAAGTTTAGAAAACCAATCTTATACATTAGTTCAATAATCTTTTATGGCAGTTGGGATATTATTAGTTTTGATTCTATCATTCCAAAATTTCTAATTCACTTTTTGAGTGTAATTACGATTAACTTCCTGTTCTTAAATTGGATGGAAAGTTGTGAGGATCAAAAACGAAAAAAACTACCTCTTACTATTGCAATTGTTTTTAATATTTTAAATATTGGATTCTTTAAATACTTCTATTTTTTAATTGAGATTTTTGGTGAAGTTACAGGTCAACCTTCTTTGAAAATGGAAGTTATGGGGAAACTTCATATTATCCTTCCGATTGCCATCAGTTTTTATACTTTTCAAATCATTGCTTATTTGGTAGATTATTATAAAGGAACTATTCAAAATAAAACTAGCTATATAGATTTTTCCATATTTATATTATTTTTTCCGCAACAGTTAGCTGGACCAATTTTGCGAGCTAAAGAATTTATGCCTCAACTCCAGGCAAAGAAATTTTTGACGGATGAGCAAGTGGTTCAAGGTATTGGACTTGTTGGGTTTGGACTTTTAAAAAAAGTAGTTCTTGCAGATTCACTGGGAGTTCTAATTGATCCAATTTTTGCAAATCCTTCTTTATATTCAGCACCTGCACTAATCTGTGGAGTATTTGGATTTTTCTTTCAACTCTGGGGAGATTTTTCAGGGTACAGCGATATCGCTCGTGGTTGCGGAAAATTATTAGGATTTGAATTACCGAAAAATTTTGTCGGCCCCCTTTTCTCTCAAAGCTTTAAAGAAATGTGGACAAGATGGCATATCACACTATCCAGTTTTTTAAGAGATTATATTTATTTTCCTTTGGGCGGAAGTAAGGGATCTAGTATTCGCACAGATGTTAATAATTTAATTACTATGTTTATAGCTGGGATCTGGCATGGAGCAAACTGGAATTATCTTGTATGGGGTTTAGTGATTGGTTTCTCTCTAATGTTAGAAAGAAACGTATTAAATCGCTCAAAATTTTGGACAGATAGTAGGACAAAGTTTGCAATTATTTTTAGATTTACTGTTTTGGGATTATTTTGGCTTTTATTGGCAAGTATTTTTAGAGTTGCAAAACTTTCTGATTTGGGACTAATATTTTCAAATATACTATATTGGGTTGGAGGAGAAAAAATATTTTACGAAGAGTTTGGATACTTAATGGTAATTGCAATTTTTTTACACTGGGTTGAATTCAATCCGGATATAATAATAAAACGAATAAAACGACCGGTTCTTGCGATCGTGTTATCGTCTATCGTTTTTTTGTTTATGATTACATCCCTTTCCAATCGACAAGTTCAATTTTTTTATTTTCAATTTTAA